A region of the Sandaracinaceae bacterium genome:
GGGTTGACGGCGACGAAGATCGGGCCGCGGTCGCCCGCCGTCCGGCCGAGGTGGGCCGACCACATGGTCAACGCGAGCTTGCTCTGTGCGTACGCCTCGAAGTCATCCAGGCGGACGCGGCCGCGGAGCGCGTCGAGGCTGACGGGGTTCTGCGCCGCGGACGAGAGGCTGATGACGCGACCGCGCGCGCCGAGGATGGGCGTGAGGCGCCCGCTCAACAGGTAGGGCGCGACCGTGTTGACCTCGAAGCGAACGTCTCGCCCCTCGGGCGTCAGCGGCTCGGCAGTGCTGAACACGCCCGCGTTGTTGATGAGCACGTCCAGGGAGTCGTGCCGCCGCAGCACGGTCTCGGCCAGCGCCTCGACGTCGGCCATCCGGGAGAGATCGGCGACGAGCCCCTCCACCGCGCCGGGCCCTCCCGCCAGCTCGCGCTCGAGCGCCTCGACCTTCTCCGCGCTCCGCCCGTGCACGAGGAGGTCGTGTCCCTCCGCGGCGAGCCCCTTGGCGGTCTCGCGGCCGATGCCGGCCGTGGCGCCCGTGATGAGCAATTTCTTCTTCATCATTCCATCTCTCGGTCGTGGAGCGCGGGCAAGACCTCGCAGGCCAGGCGCTCCAGGGTGGTCTCGATGTCGGCGCGGTTGAATCGGAGGTTCAGCGCCACGTGGTTCAGCCCCGCCTCGCGCAGCGACTCGAGGTGCGCGCGCAGCGCCTCGGCGCCGAGCCGCAGCCCGAGGTGCATCGGCGTCGCCGGCGCGGCGGGGTCGGGCAGCAGATCGACATAGAGCGGCTGCATCGCGGGCCTCGGGCGCCGACCCGCGGCCTGCACGCGATCACGCCACGCGCCCACGACCCGCGCCTGCGTCGCCACGTCGCGCGGGTAGATCATCCAGCCGTCCCCGTGCCGCGCGATCCACTCCGGATCCTGCTGGCTGCTCCCGGTGACGAGCAGCGGGAGCTTCCCGCCGACGGGCTTGGGCAGCATGTCGAGACCGCGACCCGGTCGACCGTGCGCGTTGTCGAACGAGGGGCGCGTCTCGCTCATGCGCCGGATGTACTCGAAGCTCGCCCGGAAGCGGGCGCCGCGCTCGGC
Encoded here:
- a CDS encoding SDR family NAD(P)-dependent oxidoreductase is translated as MKKKLLITGATAGIGRETAKGLAAEGHDLLVHGRSAEKVEALERELAGGPGAVEGLVADLSRMADVEALAETVLRRHDSLDVLINNAGVFSTAEPLTPEGRDVRFEVNTVAPYLLSGRLTPILGARGRVISLSSAAQNPVSLDALRGRVRLDDFEAYAQSKLALTMWSAHLGRTAGDRGPIFVAVNPGSMLGTKMVEEAFGVAGKDVRIGSRILTRLALGDDAAAQGAYFDNDAGRFARPHPDALDAAKCAALVDVIEGLVAS
- a CDS encoding LLM class oxidoreductase; the protein is MSAPATSLEAPSFERINRGYASVFQANRLSVGLVVPIERYAGGPVPTMARHLERVRRAEELGFSAVWLRDVPFDVPSFGDAGQVFDPFVYLGLLAGRTERIALGVASVVLPLRHPAHVAKAAASADALSDGRLILGVASGDRPEEYPALALPFAERGARFRASFEYIRRMSETRPSFDNAHGRPGRGLDMLPKPVGGKLPLLVTGSSQQDPEWIARHGDGWMIYPRDVATQARVVGAWRDRVQAAGRRPRPAMQPLYVDLLPDPAAPATPMHLGLRLGAEALRAHLESLREAGLNHVALNLRFNRADIETTLERLACEVLPALHDREME